From the Perca fluviatilis chromosome 11, GENO_Pfluv_1.0, whole genome shotgun sequence genome, the window GATTAGAGAGAAGTGCACAgggaattcaattcaattttcaaaatATATTGCAACTGTCCGACACAACCCTCATAGCTTTTAAAATTCTGCATGGCCTCGGTACTTTGTATCCTCAGTATATCATATACTATAGCAGAAATAGCTGCTAGAATAAAGTAGGAGAGTTTTTTTTGGCATCCATGTTTGTTAACATCTGTTTTGCACCCAGTTCCCATAAATCTCTCATTGAATATTACTTAACTTTCATGCAATTATGAATTGATGATTTGGTTACATTGTGCTTAACATAGACATACCTAGCTTTTGGGATTTATGTCTTGTTTTAGAGTTCAATATATGGTAAATATATTGTTGTAATTTGGAAATAGATGAGCCAATTTGATTGGCAATGGCTGTGATTGTTTGAGATGGTGTACACTGCACATTGTATGGATGTGGTTACTAAGTCAACAATAAATtgttgtgtttctccttctggCACAATGTAATTTACATATGCATGTGGTGCAATTATTAGTTACATTTTGCATGTACATTGGTATATATTTAATGTCTTTAACCCATGTCCAACTACTATCCAGTCAGTGTTTGATAATAAACTATTATTATCAACACTTAAGTTTTATTATAAGCTGTCCTTCGTCATCGTACTGGCAAATCAGATCAATGATTCCTCAATTCCCTACATATCATTTTGCCAGTTTCCCACTTAAAGCAGATGTAGGATGTGCCCAATGATGAGTTAATAACCATTTTGTAAAGGCAGAAAAGAAGCTCTGCAGTACTTGACAGAATATTTAAGGTGAGGGAATTCACACACCATTTCATGGATTTTATACCTTTTTGCATTTTGTAGTAGTCAGTTCATCGCCGGATATATTGCATACAGAAATCACAAATGGACATAGTCCTCCATGTATTGTGTCGTTTTGCAAACACAATGCAATGGAACACAAACGGGTATCAAAAAGCGAAGCTGAAACTGACTGTGTATTTGCATCCATTCCTCTCATCTTTATGTCCGTTCCGTCGTTCTCTGGTCGGCACTGTGCCTAAGTCCTGCTTTATCTTGGCGCACCAGTGGCCGTCCGCATCCTTAAGATGTGGCCCTGTTTATAACAGCTCTCAGCCTGGAAGCAGCCTTTAGAACGCATGCCAAAAAAAGGCCTTCTGCTTGGGTCCGTAACAAAACTAGACCCCTCGTTGGTTATTTGTCCATAGGCTTATTGATTTTCAGTGTGTGGAGAGTGTCACTGAGAGCTGTGTCTGTCTTGCTGCTGTCTTTTCTGGACATGTCAGGCTCCCATAGAAAGAACTCGTGGAGGAGGGTGTTGACGGTGTCTGGGCACTCCATCATGACCATGTGACTTCCCTCCTCAATGACTTTTAGGAATGCAAACAGAAGGATCTAGAAAGGGGAGCCAAAATGAATGCGGCACATTACGATATGTACTACAGTGAAAACGCGTCATTTCAAATGAAACATCACGTGATAAATCAGCACTCATTCACGCATGGAGATGCACTTTACCTCTGCCATGCGCTGGTCCTCATCCATTGGCACGAACTTGTCACACATGCCATGAACCAGAAGGATGGGCACAGTGAGCTCGGCATGGTAGACCTCATCCCCCTCTGGCCAGTACTGGCCACTCATCATGGCTCGCAGGACAAATGGAGACACGTTGAAGGCATTGCCCTGCTTCAACAGCTGCTTTTCTTTGGCACCCTGACGGGCAAATCCAGCTCTAAAggttagaaaaaaagagaggaagttcattttgagtttttttttttctatgtacaATTTCCAAATGTTCTGACGTCAACAGGCAAAGCTTTTTCGTCAGCGACGAGAGAAGTTACTGTGGTGTGTCACTGTCTCTAGTGTTAATTTTGGCACTGTACAAATGCAGATCTTACTTGAGGAAGCTCCAGGCCAGACAGGGTGACAAACAGTGCAGGACACAAGATGGCAGCTGGAAGATGGAGCATAGGCTGGGCTCCAGAGCTGTGGGACCCCCTCCATTGATCATCACCACCTTATGGACCAGATCAGGATATTCATGGGCCAGGAAGGTGCAAAATGATACTCTGCAAGAGATATGATGAGAGCATGTTAACAACAGGATGTTAATCACtactggatggatggatggatggatggatgaatggatggatagatagatagctagatgGATATATGCATGAATgcgtgggtggatggatggataggtgGATAGATAGATGCATGGATGGAGATTTGGTGAGGGATATATAACAAAAGCGTGTCACAGATCCTCACCCATATGAGTGGCCGATGAGTATGTTGCGTTTACGAGCATATCTCTTAAAGATGGCACGAAGGTCCTCTGCTAGGGCATAAAAAGTATAAGCTGCTGCAATCTGTGGGGCAGTACTGGCTCCATGCCCGGCCAGGTCGGGTGCGATAACCTCATAGCCCAGCCGAGAGAAGAAGTCCAGTTGGCTGCCCCAAATGTCCAGAGaacctcccacaccgtgcacgAAGAACAGCGCTACGTCCGAGTGCGTCCCTTTGCAGCTGGAGATCACCCTCTTTGAGTCGATTTGCACCGTGCGCTTGGGCTTGCGACGGCGCCGACGGGGAGGTGGAGCGGGTTTCTGTTCCCCATGAGGTGAAGGAACCAGAGGAGGAACAGGATTGGGGTCTGGAGAAGAGGGCATTTCTTTGTAGTCCGCCAGCTCCACCTCTACAGTGCTGCAAGGCTCCAGGTCCCCATCCTGACACTGCAAGATCTCAGAGTGCAGAACATCACCCAGATTCTCAATCACCAGCTGGCCGTTGCGGTAGACTGTGATCTTCCTCTTGCAGTGGACACTGCTGCCGGTATTGCTCTCGCTACAATCCTCAGGAGGgccgtcatcatcatcatcctcctcctcaccgTCCGTCTTCTCCTTGCATGCAACTTGCTGTTCCGTTACTACGGGCTGACGCTCAGGGATAATGTGCCGCACTCGCAGGACTCTCCCAGGTTTCACCTCCACAAACTCAAAACCGTCAGAGGGTTCTGATGACTCCAGGGGCAAGACCAGACTGGCAGCCTTCCCAGTCAGGCAGCATAGTATCCCTTCAGTGATACTGGTCAGCATGGTGCTTCCCTGCATAAACATCACACAAATACAACAAAGATCATCACTCAGATGCTTCATTTGAAATATAACAAAGAAAGATGTAGGTTTACGAACAAGgtaaaaaatgggaaaatagACCAAATAGACCCCCCTCATTATATGTTTTTAAGGTTTATTTCCTGTCGTAGTGTTTTTGCAAATGTTAACAGCTCGACAGGAAGAAATTGGACCCCAGCTAGATTCCTGTAAAATTGGAACAAAGCTGTTTCCTAGCAACACAGTTACAATGAAACGCTCTTCTTTATCCTTTCATCAGTCCGAAGCCAGTGTTGAGTGACATGAAACACACCAAGAGCGAGGACGCTTTCAGCTTAACAGGCTCCAGACTGCTATGcaaattcaaaataccataGCCAGTAAGTGAAGTAAGTGCAGCCTCCTACTGCCTTTGTAAAGCTCGACTCACCTGGGTGACAAAGCAGCTTAACGTTCAGGGATTCCAACTTCATAAACAGACAATGTCAAAGCAATACTTGTGCTATAGAGTTTCAATGTCAGTGACTGACCTAGACGTTTGCTATTAATAACCCCTCTTTATCACATGGTCAGAACCAGgatatatataaatagaaaaTGCCAGTCATGGGGCATCACTGTGATAGCAGTTTTCCAATGGAGAAGAGGGGGGGAAACTATCTTTGTTTTCCTGCCAGGCAGGTCCAGTCGCAGCATCTAAACTGCATTTTGGCAGTTGTGCAAATAAAGCATCATTAGTCCTCACTTTTCATACACAGGCTGGTTATCTCTAGGAAACAGAGTGGGAAGAGTCACATCTATACAAGGCTTTATTGTTTCCTGGTTACAGAAACAGAGAGCAGTACGCACATTGCTGCCCACAGGGCAGATTTCACATTACTGCTCATAGCatatcatataacattagtttagaTCATGGCTTCAATCACGCTCcctactttaaaataaatatgaatgcaTGACATCTAGGGATCTTGAGATGTTAGCGGGGGACATAATATAATTaatgtattactgtaaattcaCTTTAACATGGTGAATATATACTCATTATTGTGACTTGTGGGGATTCGTTTtcattgattttctccatattaaAGTCATATAAAGtgtatattaggggtgggacaAAATATCGATATGGCAACATCGTTGTCCAACTTTCGTGTGATACGATAATCAATACACTGGGTGaaatatcaatattttaatgaataaaataaggCGCTCTAAAGAAATTTCCCTGCTCCCAGTGTGGCTACTTCATGGCTCCTTGAGGTGGCACATGAACTAGGGTAACTTGAACAtaagttaaagtgctcatattatgctcattttcaggttcataattgtatttagaggttgtaccagaataggtttacgtggtttaattttcagaaaacaccatatatttgttgtacctcacattgctgcagctcctcttttcaccctgtgtgttgagctctctgttttagctacagagtgaagcatctcacttctgttccatctttgttgggagtcgcacatgctcagtaagtactgctagctagtcagttgcagagtatgagggtatgccacgctagcagctaggcgagcagaTGCCCCAGCCACATTTAAGTCCAAAGTCTggacccatatatatatatatatatatatatatatatatatatatatatatatatatatatataggtctATAATTGTGTCATTTTGTACTTGCAGTGATTAAAGAGAGAAAACCTGCACTTAACCTTCTCACAGGAAATTTGTAGTAATAGTTAGAGCGATATCGGGATTTATCATTATAGGATTTTCTAGCGATATATTGATTATCGCAGAATTGCAGTATCGTGATTTTATCGTGAGCCGTGTATCGTATCATGCTGTGATTCCCGCCCATAGCGTAGCCTATACATTGAAACAAATCATATCCCATTACTACTAATCCCCTTCGGTTGCAGATtcttattgtaaatgtaaaaaaaaaaatctgaataaacACTACATTTGTTTTAGTTTCTTGGTTCAAATTAATGAAACGGACTTTTAATGCACTGTGCTTCAGTAGCCTGGCACTGCAGTAAGGGGGAATGGAGCGGCACGGGAGGGTTCatgttctgtgtctgtgtgtgtgtggtgttgttgttggtggCAGGATGGTCTGAAGGTCAGTGCATCAAGTGCTATCCAGTTACACCCTGGAGCCAAGTGAATGAGGGCCGAGAGGCCCGTCTTTCCAAAAACATCCAAATGGAGGGTCCAAGTATCAATTCTGCAGTGTATCCATCCagccatctatccatctatctatttgTGATGGTCTTCAATTTTGAAGCCATTctgtcattttattgtgaacCAATCAGTCGTGCCACTTCAGCTACAAGTGGTACATGATGAGGTAAAGGTTTCCACTGAGGAAAGTCCTTTTAGAGGCGGTCACTTGAGATAATGCTGAACATTTATCACCTAACCACGTTTAGCAGTTTGGATGACCCCGGCTGGATGTTGAGATGCCAGAACTTCCTCATTAACACAAATCTAACTACATTAGCAGCCCTGTGATTTCAATCAGGGAGTCTCCTCCTGACATGCTATCCATCAACACAAGCAGCATTGAAAAATGGCTGAGGGGAACAAGTGGACTGGTATCTCAGATCCACAAACCCTAAAGTCCAACAGGCTCAAGGTTACTCATCCATGTGAATTTGTTTGTCTGCACTGCAGAATATGTAGGTCATGTCTGCCAAGTCTTACAGTAGGCTGACACACATTTGGTACACAGTGTGCTGCTCCATTTCCATAACAAACGGTACAGCACGGCGCAGTCCGACATGATATAGCTGCACACGAAATGCGTATAGTTGCATAAATGATCACTTTCTGTTCAAATAAGGCCCAATGCACAAATGTCCTATAGCTGCTTCTATATGCCAAAATATCAAGCCATAAACCGGAGTAGTAGGCTCCATATTTCAATAAATGGACGTATAGGCTAAATCATTGAGCATTGTTGGTATGCGTGTCTCACATTCAGAATGAAAATGCATTTTTACAAGTGTTATGCATATGCCCAATTAATAGTGTCGCATCACAAATCAAAATGTGGCAGTCTGGTGCAGTGTGGAGGGCCATAATTGCTGCGTGTAGCCTATATTATTGATAGATCTATTACTTTTGCTCTGTCACAGAACAAACGCATGCAGTCATTGTGCAGCTGTTTATTGACGCTGGTGGCTATATGCTGCACAGCTAATGAGACAATATAATGCAATAAAAATCGATTCCTTACCTGCAGAATTAGTGGTGATTAGGGGGTGATTATAAAGCTGCACCGAAAGATGAGGGACGACGAAACTGAACAGAGAAAACGTtgcatttggtgcaacaatTTGTCTACGCTAGAGATGCTGCAAAATAGTAAAAGCTGTTCATTGGCCTCATTAGTCCGCTACCACAGAACACTGGAGGGTCTTGAATTGATGAGAAAGCATGCATCCATAAAAGTGTGGCCACAGCGTCTCAGTAAGATACCCATAACGATaacaaacaatgttttttttccctctctctctctctctctctctctctctctctctctctctctctctctctctctctctctctctcagcatcCACTGCGCACTCAGAGCAGACCCTACCCAGCCCTGCTGTTCTTGTATCCGCAGCAGCAACACGAGTCTTCGGGCACTTTCGCTCCTGAGTGGCAGTGAGAAGGGCGAATAGAAGACAGCTGAAAACCGAGAGGAGGCCAATGGGAGAGGCTTGTTTCCTTGTTGCCAAGGCTGACAGAATAGCAAAaaagcgtgcgtgcgtgcgtgcgtgcgcgtggtTGCGGTCAGGGAGAGTGACACATAGCCTATGATAAAATGATAGTCCAGCTAATTATCTAAATAGGTAAACAATTGACCACGATCAGGCCTGCATGTGTGATCCCACATTACAGATTCCACACCTGGGTTGAAATCATCTTCACTGCTCATC encodes:
- the abhd8a gene encoding protein ABHD8 encodes the protein MLTSITEGILCCLTGKAASLVLPLESSEPSDGFEFVEVKPGRVLRVRHIIPERQPVVTEQQVACKEKTDGEEEDDDDDGPPEDCSESNTGSSVHCKRKITVYRNGQLVIENLGDVLHSEILQCQDGDLEPCSTVEVELADYKEMPSSPDPNPVPPLVPSPHGEQKPAPPPRRRRRKPKRTVQIDSKRVISSCKGTHSDVALFFVHGVGGSLDIWGSQLDFFSRLGYEVIAPDLAGHGASTAPQIAAAYTFYALAEDLRAIFKRYARKRNILIGHSYGVSFCTFLAHEYPDLVHKVVMINGGGPTALEPSLCSIFQLPSCVLHCLSPCLAWSFLKAGFARQGAKEKQLLKQGNAFNVSPFVLRAMMSGQYWPEGDEVYHAELTVPILLVHGMCDKFVPMDEDQRMAEILLFAFLKVIEEGSHMVMMECPDTVNTLLHEFFLWEPDMSRKDSSKTDTALSDTLHTLKINKPMDK